Within Syngnathus scovelli strain Florida chromosome 22, RoL_Ssco_1.2, whole genome shotgun sequence, the genomic segment AAATTGAGAATCCCCActtcaaagtcagaattctgactttaaagatcAAAATGGAACGTTGGAGTCGGAGAAGCGGACGGCCAGAGTTAAAAGGGCTTTGCCGTTTGTCTCCAGCTTCCCCGACAGAAGCAAACGAAAGCGAAGCGAGTCACAGGACTCGTCGGCGGGACCCGACCGACTTGCGCTCGGAGACGAGGGGACCCGAGGCGGACCCGTCCTCGGCGGGCGCTTGAGCTGGGAGTCCTTTTGTCCGGCCGAGTGGAGCGCCGTCCTTGATGCAAACTTGCACGTCATGTGAGGCAGACGCTGCCTTGGGGGCGCGGGGGGCGATGCCTGTTACATTTTGTGCGTGCATGTTCTGTGGCCTACTTGCAGGCCCCCGCCGGCCTTGGCCGTGGCTACGGACAAAGGCTTCAACTTCTCGCCGACCGACGAGGCTTTTGTCTGCCAGAAGAAGAACCACTTCCAGGTGACGGTTCATGTGGGTGTGGCCAGAGAGCCCGCCTACGTGAGAACGCCGCGCGGCGTGCGCCATCTCCACTACTTTGAGATCAACGTGTTTGGGGTCAAGGTTAGCTTCCCGTTAGCTTAGCGCTGCAGCAGTTGGTCCGCAAGGCTAACGGGCGCCAACGTTACCGCCAGATGGAATCTCCGGAGCATCGCGTGAGCATGGAGCAGTCTCAGGCCGACCGCACCAAGAAGCCTTTGGGGCCAGTCAGGTGGGAGACGACGTGGTTGGCCGGAGGGGCTCGGCATGACCACGTCTGATTCCCGCAGGGTTAGCGTGACGGCCGGCGTCGTGGGCAAAGTGACGTTAGGACGGCTTCATTTCAGCGAGACCACCGCCAATAACATGAGGAAGAAGGGGCGGCCCAACCCAGACCAGAGGCATGTTGGTCTTTGTGCTTCTGAGCGTGCACATGTGCTAATTGCGTCTGCGTAGGTACTTCCGGATGGTAGTGGGGTTGTACGCCGCCGTCAAGGAGGAAGACCAAGACGAGGAGCCGTCATCCTTCCTCCTGGCCGCCCTCCTGTCCGAGAGACTCATCGTCAGGGTAGCCGCCGGCCGGCGCCCGCTTTGTTTGCCACTTTTCTTCACACACGCACCCTCCGGACCGCACACGCAGGCCTCTAACCCCGGCCAGTTCGAGATGGACGGCGAGGCCCTGTGGCAGCGGGGGGCGGAGCACGACGCCGTGACGTGCCACGGCCGGGTGGGCATCAACACAGATGCCCCCGACGAGGCGCTGGTGGTGTGCGGCAACGCCACCGTCATGGGCCGCGTCATGCAGCCGTCGGACCGGCGCGCCAAGAGCAACATCCGGGAGGTGCGCCCGCCGGGTGACGCCGGAGTTGGCCACTTGGCAAAAGCTTGTGCACTCACGTTGCTCAGGTGGACGGTGAGGAGCAGCTGAGGAGGATCACGCACATGCGCCTGGTGGAATTCGACTACAAGCCCGAGTTTGCCTCCAAGATGGGCATCAAACATACGCACCAGACAGGTGCGAGCGACTCTTGGCGCCATCGAAGTTTGGAAATTTGCCACTTGCGTGTGTGACCTTTCAGGCGTCCTGGCTCAAGAGGTCAAGGAGCTGCTCCCTTCGGCCGTCAAGGAGGTGGGCGACATCACGTGCCACGGCGGCCAGAAGATCGACAACTTCCTGATGGTGGACAAGGTATATTGTACGATTTGGGGGCGTGCgtcttttggggatgtgggaggacagCCGAGTACCCGGAGCGGGCACGGGCAGAACACGCAGTCCACAGAGGAAAGCCGCGGCCCGGACTCCGTGCGAGGCGGATGCGCCGAGCGAGCGGTGGGCCGGTTGGCCGGCACGCCACCCCGGCCGGCTCCCGCtcccttcttctcctcctctgtcaccCAGGATCAGATCTTCATGGAGAACGTGGGCGCGGTGCAGCAGCTTTCCAAGATGGCCGACAGCCTGGAGACCCGTGTGAGCGAGTTGGAGGTTTGGAAGCGGCGCCTCGCCAAGCTCAAGAGCCTGACGGGAAGTCTGCGCTCCAGCGGGTACTGCCTCTCGCCCCAAATCTTCCTCGCCGACCGGCGCGCTTTGGCGATAAAAGCTCTCCGCCTTGGTCCGACAGGATGTCAAGGAAGCCCAGCAACGCGTCGGCGGCAACGGCGCAGAGTTTCCACGGGGGTCTCAAAGCCTCCGAGGCGCCCGCTGACGCTTGCGTGTCGCAGAGAAGGTTTTGCGCCGGCGTGTTAACACTGTGCCTCGCCGTCGCCGCCTGGTAAGTGACGACGTCGCTTTTCCGCCATGGCAAGCATGGCGCCGCGAGGGAGCTtctacttcagcccacaaataaTGCATCTTTGTTCATCTATCCATGGCAACAATGTAGTGACAGACGGAACGATTCGACGCTctgccactaggtggcagaaggtacaatttctctgtgtgtgcgtgtgtgtgtgcgtgtgtgcatcagCATCATCACCATCGGCACTGTGTACCTGCTCAACTTAATGCAAGGCAACGTTGGGCCGCCTTCCAGCGTCAGgtgaacatttgtgtgtgtgccaacGTGTCCGGCGGTGCCCTGAGATGCGGGCCTCGTTGGCTACATGACGGCGCTCGCGTCCCAAATCACGGTTCCCCGTGGAAAAGAATCGAAAGCCAAGTCACGAAACGCACTTTTGAGCAGCCCACAGAAAGCCAATGTGAGCGGATGTTGTGATGTGTGCTGCTGTCATCTAGCGGCCAGGGTCTGAAGCGCACTTTGATGTGACTCAAGAAGACCAAACCGTAGGCCaggtgacagacagacagacagacagacagacaggcaggcagacagacaggcagacaggcagcgCCTATCTAGGAAAACTCTCAAGACAAGGCAGGCACTCGCATCTCAAGGCACCGGCAATTCTTACAttctctgaaaagaaaaaaagttgacgGACCTGTTCTTGAATCACTTGCTCATGCTCAGCTTGAGTCTTGTTGCCTTTGGGATGCTTTGGGGTCCTTTCGGGTTTCTGTGGACGTAGACCCAAATGATTGTCAATCAAGAAGCAGTGCACTCGCAACAATACGTTCTTTGACCTGAGTGTTTTTGCCTGCGGCAGCAACAGCAGCGTACTTCCGACACCAGCCGGCGGCAGCTCAGGTAACGTGGCTTTGTCGCTCAGCGCAATCATCTCTGCCGGCCGTGCCCGAGCCCAGACGTTGCGCAACAAAGCTCACCGCTTGCCGCGCGGATTGGCACGAAGGTTCAAACCGTGTGACTTTTTCATTTGCGGCTTGCGTCGTAGCGCCGCCCGTCAGCCCCCCGGGGCCGTGGCCCCCCGACGTGCACTTCTGCGATCTGCTGTACTGCGACGCCGTGTACTGCTGCCCCACGCCGGCGGGAGGCGCCGACCCGCGGACGGCCGGCCACGGAGCAGGTGAGTGGCCGGCGCGGGCCCATGGCGCCGCTGCGCGTGACACCGAGCGACAATGCGCTTTTGTTTGCAGAGAAAAGCCAAGACGAGCTTCTGCAGAAGCTTCAAAGCGCTCCGGACTGTACGTGCCgccatcgtgtgtgtgtgtgtgcgcgtcagAAACGCCAGGCTGTTTGTGATGGGgctgtgcgtgcctgtgtgcgtACACTTACCTGTGCCTGCGTATGTCCTCCCTGCGAGACAGGGACAAACACCACCATCGAGTCCTTCGTGATCAAAGAGAACCAGCAGGTGATTGACAGCCGCTACTGCGTGCGAGACGAGTGCGGGTAAGTACGTGTGCGCAAAACACAAAGAGACATCACAAAAGGCAAAACTTTCTTACCGTCGCTTTGTCCCCCGGAGACCCGACAGGTTCGTCTTCCAAGTCCCCGTCAGTCCGTTTGTCCCGGTCAACATGCGAGTGACCCTCGTCATGAAGTGAGGCCAGTTAGCGTTCACGTTAGCGCCGGCCGTCAGCACACGCGCAGCGCACCTTGACCCACCCGCCGCTCGCTCTTTGTCGTCCCACGTGTTCAGTTCCACCGAGCTGCTGGTGGTGCACCTGTGCGCCTCCCACGAGTCGGCCGCCTGCGCCGCCCCGCGCCACGCCGAGCTGCTCGGCGCCGCCGCCGGCTACGCCTCCAACACGCAGGTGACACCAAAAAGCACCTCGAGCGGTGTAACGGCTGCCCCCGGTGGCCCGGCGCCACGTCAGCTGCCGTGTTTGCTTGCTTGCAGGGGGAACACGAGTGGCCGCTGCACGTGGCTCGCCTCTACCACAGCTCCTACCACTTCCGATCCGCCGTGGCTGTaagaacgcacgcacgcacgcacgcacgcacgcacgcacgccagcaagcatgcacgcacgcacgcacgcacgctctgaAATGGAAGCAAATCACAAGGATTTCTGTTTCTTGGCCACCCGGGGGCACTAAAGTGCAGACAGACATGGCTCCACTCTTAGTCCTTTTTCACCGAGGATAAAGAATGGATCAAAGCCTCGTGTCATGTGACTTGTGCGCAGGGCCAAGCCGACTGCAGTACCGACCATCACTTTGGGGGGGTGCTGTTCACAGACTACCATTTCTACTTCTACCGTCGCTGCAGCAACTGAAGCagccacttgtttttttttttttttgtttttttatccgaGTCCAGTCTCAAAGGTGTGacagaatgaaaaataaataaacataaagatgaaaataaacacaaaaggaGGCTCGGGACTCGGTCACGACGTCATAACGTCCCGCAGTACTGACGAGTGGACGCCGGCGGCCCGGAGACTTTGTTGCAGTCGTCGCGCGGTGGCGTTTTTGCCTTGCGAGCGTCGCCACAGCAACAGGGCGGCCAGCGCGGCGTCGTGGCAACTGAGCGCGTGGTCGGCACGGCAACGGAAGAGGGCGGCCGACGACACGCCCAGGTCCATCGCCACCGCTTCCCACTCGCCTCCCAGCACCGTCGCCAGACGCGAAAGGTGCCGCTCGGAAGGGACTTGCCGGGCCACCTCTTCGGGAAAGCCCTCTGACCCGAAACACACAAAGGCAACAAACGTCAGTCAAGTGCCGCTCGCCTTTTCCGCTTTTCCTCCTCCCGCTTCGCTCATTCCCATTTGAACAATTAGGGTTTCATTTTTACGTTGGCGCCGAATACATTTATCAAGTCATTAGGAcatttgtggggaaaaaaagatggaaTTATGATCACGAGAAAGACTTATTCATGTATTCAAATAAACAAGTctgctttcttttttattgacgtCAGCAAGAACTTGGGCTTTTCTCATCTAAATGATTGCCGAAAACTCTAGTCTTGAGGTTCCAGTTCAGATTCCTACACTGTTCAAACGGAATAAATGACGTCGTAGAATATTAAAATGAAGTTCGAATGAAACAAGACGTCATCCATTAATGACGTCAGAGACGTCGAAAGGACTCTGGAAATATTCGAGCGCAAGTGAAATCACCCTTTTCAGACTTTCGAGTTAATGAGTCAACGTAAACAAAAGGAACGTCACCGTGTGACGTCATACCGGTGGTCTCAAGGCGGTTCGTCGGAGCCTCGTGCGGTGCGCTCCCGGTGCCGGTCCGGACGTCGAGCTCTTGCAGCAGTCGATCTCGGAGCCAGGCAAAGTCGTCGAGAGCTCGGAGGAAGCACGCGAAGGCTTCCGGCCCGCGCTTGGGCAACAAGTCGAGCAGCATAAGGCAGCGCTTCCGCTCGCTGCTCTCCGCCAAAATGTCGTCCATCTGCGCGGCCGTCAGGATGTCCTCCTGGTACAATAAGGGCAGCACGCTGTCTGACACCAGCAACTGCTCGGACAGGTCCACGCGCAGCTTCTGCAGAACTTTCTTGTGGACTGGCTCCATGCCGACGCGACGCGCTGCGACCTTGCTTCCGCATTTGTGCCCCTTCCGTGCTGTGTCCGACCAGAAACGAGGAGGCGGAACCTTTGTTTCATCCCACACTGTCGACAAGTTCAACGAAACGATCAACAAACAACTCGTTCGTTTCTGAAAATAACTTTCATTTTTACTGCCGCATTTTCTGGCTTATGGGAGTACGCAAaattgggtcttttttttttttttatatatacacatgGGAGCCGGCATGgcgataaaaacaaaaaatgcagtTAACCCGTGCATATTGGCAAATTTAcctagttgtgttttttttttttttttttttcttggaaacaTCCCTCTTGTTTttcatccgtttttttttttcctttgaacaCAATGCCCCGCTTCCTTGTGTTTTCTTCCCGCTTTTCACAATGTTCTCGTTTGACGGGAACGTCTGCGTCGGACACTTCTGTGGAAATACGGGAGCTTCCCGCACAAAGTAGCCAAGTCATTTCCCAGGCGGGCCGACGGCCGGCGCCGTCGGGTCACCCGCGCTGCTTGGCCATGTGGCGGCGGACGCTTTGAGCCATGTGCTCCTTGTCCTTCAAACGGTTGTAGTAGTCCACCAGGAGTCCGTCGGGACCCAGCAGGTAGATGAGGATGGAGTGGTCCAGCAGGTAGTCGCCGTCCTGGTCCGGCGGGCCGCGGCTGGCGTAGACACGGTAGTGGCGGCCCGCCTCCTGCACCTCCTCCGACGTGCCGGTCAGGCCCACCTGCCGGTTGACACATATTGCAGCTTGACAAGGAAGCACAAAGACATCCTTTGACACATTTGATTTTGCTTCCCCTAGCCTCAAATTTTGGAgacaaaaagacattttgtcAAGGACTTGCTCACTTTGATCTGAATTTCACCAGTCCGACACAAACTTGAAGCTGCATCACGACTTGGCAAAGCACACGCTGAACTTGCCGCATGAAATAAACAAGTGACATCTTTcctcagaaaataaaaatgtcaattCTTTCACAACGGCTGTATTCAACAATCGTGTGGTCAATTCGCCGCAGGTCGCCTGGGCACGGTTGCGACTTACCATTCGAGGGTGAAAGTCTTTAAGGTAGCGGGCCAGCGCTTCGACGTGGTCGCGCTCGGGGTCGACGGTGATGAAGAGCGGCTGCACGGGCGGCAGCGAGGCGTCGGCGTCCAGCTCGGCCACCACGGCGCTCATCTTGTCCAGCTCGTCGGGGCAAATGTCGGGGCAGCGCGTGAAGCCAAAGTAGAGCAGCACCCAGCGGCCCAGGAAGTCTCGCTTGGTGCGGCGCTGCCCGCGGTGGTCCACCAAGCTAAAGTCGCCCTGACCCAGCGCCGCCCGCCGCAGCTGCTCGGCGCGCGTCCGCTGCTCTTCCCGCCGCTTCTCGGCGTCCGCCAGCGCCCACGCCGCCAGGAGCCCGCCGCCCAGGAGCAGCGACACCGCCACACGCGTCCTCAGCCTCAGCTTGGCCGGCGAGCGTTTGCCTTGCGACAAGAGGCGGGCGGGGGGCTGCTGCGTGGCGAGAACATTACGCCGAGCCTCGCGCAACGTCCTCGTCGGCCCCAAACTTGCACGGAGATCCGCCGCAAAGCCCCTGAGCGCCAATAACATCCTGAGCACAAGGAAAGGTGTGGCATTTTTCAAATGTGTCCAACATTTCAACTGGAGCCTTCTCAAATGAATGCTCCAATGAGGCACGCACCAAACTCAACTAACAAAATGGAATCCAGACCATCCTTCTGGATTTGTCCACAGTTGACTTCAAAATCCCAGCGCAACTATTAGACGACTAATCGATTTTTAAATTCATCGACAAGTGTTGAGCGAGCTTGAAATTTCGCCAGCATTTTTGGCTCTCCGCAGCAAACATTTTCTGGTTTGTCAAGTTAAATTGTATTTTGGCACCCACCGCAGACGACCTACATTCAATAGAAAACGAATTGGACTACATGCTCTCACTGTCACGGCAAACATTTTCTGGTTTGTCAAGTTAAATTGTATTTTGGCACCCACCGCAGACGACCTACATTCAATAGAAAACGAAATGGACTACATGCTCTCACTGTcacgtcaagtcaagtcaagtttatttgtatagccctaaatcacaaacagtctcaaagggcttcacatagccaaaattgacaattattctcaaagcatcccctgatcataagctcccaagctCACGGCTTAAATTGGACACGTTTCCCTCAACCGCTCAGCGAAGATTCGAGTTCGGGACGTTCCCGAAGTTGAAACTTACTTGGTGTCACTTCCACGAGCGGCCACTTgcgcaaaaagaaaaagatcaaGGATGAGGATAAGGATAAGGAAAAGGAAAAGGACGTCCTCATTGACCGGTTGCTGCCATGAGCACATTAGCTACAATCTACTTCTTCTGTGTCTAATGGCGGTTGGCAATCAGATTTTTACGGAGCATTACCGCCACCATCTGGACTACACCATCAGCGCCCCCCgataaaaccagcagcaacCGGTGCCGCCATGTTTGATGACGCAGGTTCAACATCGCGGCGCAAACCCGTGACGTAACACATCCGCCGGTGCGCCCTCGAACACCCTGTACACTTTAGTACTTAGTGTACACTTGACCGAGTAGGGAGGGCAGATGCGCTGACAAAAGCAGAAAGTTGATTCTTTTCATTGGCTTTCACGGACGTATCGATGCCAACATGAGCTCGTTTGCCGGTCGAATGAAGGAATATCCGAACATTTCTCTGGATTGCTTCGACCGTGACAATTTGCACGCACGCGCCTACTTCTTGTCTCACTGTCACAAAGGTGAGGGAggtcgtctcgtctcgtctcgtcggCAGCTCGcacgcctgcctgcgtggctgcccgcctgcctgcctgccgctcgcctgcctgcgtggctgccagcCTGGCTGCCCGCGTGGCTGCCAGCCTGGCTGCCCGCCTGCCgctcgcctgcctgcctgcctggctgcctgccgctCGCCTGCCTGGCAAAAGCGCGAAACCTGTCTTTGTCTGCGCCATCAGATCACATGAGAGGGATTAAAGCTCCCAAACTGAAGCGAAGACTGCGCTCGAGGTGATTCCAACGTACAAGAGCGCTCGCTCCTTTGCTCCTTCCCAGGGAGGAAGCAGAGCAGAGGAGAGATGATGCTGAGGTGGTGACCTAGAAGGAAGACTTGAGTATTTGCCCCTCGCAAGTATCGATCGCATCGAAGCCCATCGGTGTAACACCAAATGTGGGCGGGCAAAAGTGCAGCGCGCACGGAACACTCGATGGAATAGAGCTCGACGTGCACATTTGATCACAAACCCGTACCTACCCAAAACACAATTCCGCTCTAATGTGGAGGTTGACTTGCTGTGCTGTTTTTCAGCAGTCGAGTCAAACTGTACTGCTCGCCGGTGACCAAAGAACTTCTGCTGAGCAGCCGCAAGCACCTCTTCTGGGAGCAGTACATTGTAAGACGCGCAGTTACGTGCGCCATCTTTTGTGCTCATGGCTCTCTCAAGTAGCCATTCTTCTCAAGTGCCGTGCAAAAGTATGAGCGGTTCTTCAAACATTGACcaaacttatttattttatcttgAGGTTCCCTTGGAGCTGGAGAGCCCCACTCAGATTTCGCTGGTGGACGAGGCGTCAGGAGAGGTGAGATGTCCGGCCTTGCGTTTCTTGACCGCCAACTCTCGCGAAACGTGAAATGTGCCGGCGTGCAGAGCGAGGAGCTGGTGGTGACGCTGCTCCCCGCCGGACACTGTCCCGGATCCGTCATGTAAGTCACGATGGCCAGAAGAGCTTGGAAACCCGCCGatgatgccgccgccgccgccgccttcttCAGGTTCCTGTTTGAAGGCCGCCGTGGAAACGTGTTGTACACGGGAGACTTTAGGCTGGCCCTGGGAGACGTCGCCAGGATGGAACATCTGCATTCGGGCGGCAGGGTGAAGGACATCCGGAGCGTGTACGTGGACTCCACCTTCTTTGACCCGCGCTTCTACCAGATTCCTTCTCGGGTAAACGCAAAACCGAAGCGTCCAAACATATCTCGcctttatttggcttcatacaaAAAACGGAACGGAGGGTGGCATTTTTCTAATTTCCCACGTGAACGCGTCGGCATGACATTTGGGAAAAACAAGGGAAAGCTGAGCCTCAGCCAGCGCTTGGCTTGCGTGTGCAGGAGACGTGCGTGAGCGCTATCGTGCGGCTGGTGGGCGACTGGGTCGCCCGCAGCGCCCTGCACGTGGTTTGGCTAAACTGCAAGGCGGCCTACGGCTACGAGTACTTGTTCACCAGGCTGGGCCAGGAGTTCAACACGCGGGTAAACACACGCCcctcaaagacacacacacacacacaccttgtgCCTTAGCGTCTTGCCGCCCTCAGGTGCACGTGGACAACCTTCTGATGTTCCGGAGGATGCCGGAGATCCTGAGCTACGTGACCCGCGAGCGCCGGACGCAGATTCACGCCTGCCGACACCGGAAGGTAACGCCGCaaagccgtgcgcgcgcgcctcAAGGACAGCGCGGCTCAAAGTTTGTTTTGGGCTATAGAGCCAACAGTACATCCACGGCAACCGGCTGCCGTGCGCCTGCGGCACTGGCGCCGACCTGCGTGTGCTCAGCATCAAGCCGTCCACCATGTGGttcggggagaggacgcacgccGGCGACGTGGTCATCAAGTAAGGCCCCTGCTGGCCATCagcctgtccgtccgtccgtccgtccgtccgtccgtccgtcctctcGCTCACCTCCTTTTTGCAGGTCGGGGAACAACGCCTTCCGAGCCTGCTTTAGCTTCCACTCATCCTACTGCGAGGTCCGTGAGGTCACACCTGGCTGGCCCATGGAATTTCAATTTCACAAGATGTCACAGTCACGTGGCTaattctgcccccccccccccccccccccatcaggtCAAAGACTTCCTGTCCTACCTGCAGCCCGTGCAGGTCTTCCCCAACGTGGTCCCCATGGGGAGCACCCTCGCCGAGGTCACGCGCATGTGAGTGGTAAAGCCCGCAAAACCTCCTCACGTGGCAAAAGCGGCAAAATGTTCCTTCCTTCCGTCCGGCAGGCTCCGGATGACGTGCAGGAAGCGGCCGCGGGATGACTTGGCTTACAAACCGCTGGGCCTGCTcaaacgccgccgccgctgccacctCGCCACACTGACAACGGCGCCGCCTGATGGTGAGACGCACCACAAAACCACAGCCACACTTGCTCGATGCTGCGCAGAAAGCCAAAACGTGCGCAACGTAGAAGCACGTCTCAATGGTGCGTCACGCACTTGAAAAGCACACATCACAGACATGCCAAACAGACACTTAACTCAAAGACGCATCACAACGACACACACCTCAAATAGCACATCGCAACACAAACCCACCTCCAAGCCTTGAAGACAACTTCCTTCACACTCATCTTTGTCTCAGCAGATCCAGACAGCGACGACGACCTCTTTGATGGCCTGGCGGCGGCTTTGCCGAAGAAGCTGCCACGGACG encodes:
- the cradd gene encoding death domain-containing protein CRADD — protein: MEPVHKKVLQKLRVDLSEQLLVSDSVLPLLYQEDILTAAQMDDILAESSERKRCLMLLDLLPKRGPEAFACFLRALDDFAWLRDRLLQELDVRTGTGSAPHEAPTNRLETTEGFPEEVARQVPSERHLSRLATVLGGEWEAVAMDLGVSSAALFRCRADHALSCHDAALAALLLWRRSQGKNATARRLQQSLRAAGVHSSVLRDVMTS
- the sco2 gene encoding protein SCO2 homolog, mitochondrial, which gives rise to MCSWQQPVNEDVLFLFLILILILDLFLFAQVAARGSDTKMLLALRGFAADLRASLGPTRTLREARRNVLATQQPPARLLSQGKRSPAKLRLRTRVAVSLLLGGGLLAAWALADAEKRREEQRTRAEQLRRAALGQGDFSLVDHRGQRRTKRDFLGRWVLLYFGFTRCPDICPDELDKMSAVVAELDADASLPPVQPLFITVDPERDHVEALARYLKDFHPRMVGLTGTSEEVQEAGRHYRVYASRGPPDQDGDYLLDHSILIYLLGPDGLLVDYYNRLKDKEHMAQSVRRHMAKQRG
- the dclre1c gene encoding protein artemis isoform X1, translated to MSSFAGRMKEYPNISLDCFDRDNLHARAYFLSHCHKDHMRGIKAPKLKRRLRSSSRVKLYCSPVTKELLLSSRKHLFWEQYIVPLELESPTQISLVDEASGESEELVVTLLPAGHCPGSVMFLFEGRRGNVLYTGDFRLALGDVARMEHLHSGGRVKDIRSVYVDSTFFDPRFYQIPSRETCVSAIVRLVGDWVARSALHVVWLNCKAAYGYEYLFTRLGQEFNTRVHVDNLLMFRRMPEILSYVTRERRTQIHACRHRKSQQYIHGNRLPCACGTGADLRVLSIKPSTMWFGERTHAGDVVIKSGNNAFRACFSFHSSYCEVKDFLSYLQPVQVFPNVVPMGSTLAEVTRMLRMTCRKRPRDDLAYKPLGLLKRRRRCHLATLTTAPPDADPDSDDDLFDGLAAALPKKLPRTSQHHPDEHSAPQAAPQAAPDATPEEDSPWLVARDRSNINNFMDCTESNDDDDSEEDDQSDRDQTKWLGQTGSPCGEPPKWEDFFTVDSQNNLNGQGQARRPLSPALSGPSSEREDDVAAFSLSLSASASDHSWQKRDASEADEPLPSSQSSSDFDVACTPDSKRPTPEQLARLYRKLADGDDLSCPD
- the dclre1c gene encoding protein artemis isoform X2, with amino-acid sequence MSSFAGRMKEYPNISLDCFDRDNLHARAYFLSHCHKDHMRGIKAPKLKRRLRSSRVKLYCSPVTKELLLSSRKHLFWEQYIVPLELESPTQISLVDEASGESEELVVTLLPAGHCPGSVMFLFEGRRGNVLYTGDFRLALGDVARMEHLHSGGRVKDIRSVYVDSTFFDPRFYQIPSRETCVSAIVRLVGDWVARSALHVVWLNCKAAYGYEYLFTRLGQEFNTRVHVDNLLMFRRMPEILSYVTRERRTQIHACRHRKSQQYIHGNRLPCACGTGADLRVLSIKPSTMWFGERTHAGDVVIKSGNNAFRACFSFHSSYCEVKDFLSYLQPVQVFPNVVPMGSTLAEVTRMLRMTCRKRPRDDLAYKPLGLLKRRRRCHLATLTTAPPDADPDSDDDLFDGLAAALPKKLPRTSQHHPDEHSAPQAAPQAAPDATPEEDSPWLVARDRSNINNFMDCTESNDDDDSEEDDQSDRDQTKWLGQTGSPCGEPPKWEDFFTVDSQNNLNGQGQARRPLSPALSGPSSEREDDVAAFSLSLSASASDHSWQKRDASEADEPLPSSQSSSDFDVACTPDSKRPTPEQLARLYRKLADGDDLSCPD